The Phycisphaerae bacterium RAS1 genome includes a region encoding these proteins:
- a CDS encoding hypothetical protein (Stress response UPF0229 protein YhbH) → MVQKIEKDHQRFRQIVKGKIRDDLRKFLTRGELIGKEGKNLISIPIRGIDLPHFRYGDNSDGGVGQGDGQPGQPVDGDDSGKGPGGNEPGKHMLEVEITLDELADILGEELRLPRILPKGHHNITATKDRYSSIRQTGPESLRHFKRTFRRALRRMIMTGIYDADNPIIIFERTDKMYRSWKPVRKPQSNAIIVYMMDVSGSMGHEQKELVRLEAFWIDAWLRRNYEGIESRFIVHDVNAKEVDRETFFRLREDGGTKISSAFRCCKDLLEKHYPPDEWNTYLFHFSDGDNSSESDSRECCKLLREHLIPRSNQFGYCQVASAYGSGNFINVLREHLNDVENMVTSRVNTKDDIYDSIKAFFAKGR, encoded by the coding sequence ATGGTTCAGAAGATCGAAAAAGACCACCAGCGCTTCCGCCAGATCGTCAAGGGCAAAATCCGCGACGACCTGCGCAAGTTCCTCACCCGCGGCGAGCTGATCGGAAAAGAGGGCAAGAACCTCATCAGCATCCCCATCCGCGGCATCGACCTGCCCCACTTCCGCTACGGCGACAACAGCGACGGCGGCGTCGGGCAGGGCGACGGACAGCCCGGCCAGCCGGTCGACGGCGACGACAGCGGCAAAGGCCCCGGCGGCAACGAACCCGGCAAGCACATGCTCGAAGTCGAGATCACGCTCGACGAGCTGGCCGACATCCTCGGCGAAGAGCTGCGCCTGCCGCGCATCCTGCCCAAGGGCCACCACAACATCACCGCCACCAAGGACCGCTACAGCAGCATCCGCCAGACCGGCCCGGAGAGCCTGCGGCACTTCAAGCGCACGTTCCGCCGGGCGCTGCGGCGCATGATCATGACCGGCATCTACGACGCGGATAACCCGATCATCATCTTCGAGCGCACCGACAAGATGTACCGCTCGTGGAAGCCGGTGCGCAAGCCGCAGAGCAACGCCATCATCGTTTACATGATGGACGTTTCCGGCTCGATGGGGCACGAGCAGAAGGAGCTGGTGCGGCTGGAGGCCTTCTGGATCGACGCCTGGCTGCGGCGGAACTACGAGGGCATCGAGAGCCGCTTCATCGTCCACGACGTGAACGCCAAGGAAGTGGACCGCGAGACGTTTTTCCGCCTGCGCGAAGACGGCGGCACGAAGATCAGCAGCGCCTTCCGCTGTTGCAAGGACCTGCTGGAGAAGCACTATCCGCCCGACGAGTGGAACACGTACCTGTTTCACTTTTCCGACGGCGACAACAGCAGCGAGTCCGACAGCCGCGAGTGCTGCAAGCTGCTGCGAGAGCACCTGATTCCGCGCTCGAACCAGTTCGGTTACTGCCAGGTGGCCAGCGCCTATGGCAGCGGGAATTTCATCAACGTGCTTCGCGAGCATCTGAACGACGTGGAGAACATGGTGACGTCGCGGGTGAATACGAAGGACGACATCTACGACAGCATCAAGGCGTTTTTTGCGAAGGGGCGGTAG
- the rlmK gene encoding Ribosomal RNA large subunit methyltransferase K, giving the protein MSSAFGEARLVKNTLDAEIAAAVERRTALPQSANAALRLFHGQADGVPGLVIEKFGPVLIAQLHDGQLQADESDVRNACERLCTQLGARAVYQKVFPTDRNTALRQLEKLHNDPQPWIGQPVEPEFSIVENGVRFLIRPYDGYSVGLFLEHRDSRRRVRESSAGKRVLNLFAYTCGFSVAAALGGAAATDNVDASKKYLEWGKRNFAANRLALDSHRFFCDDVFSFLRRAKRQERFYDLAVVDPPTFGRQKDAPRPFALTEDLDRLVAETVDRLSPGGVMLIAVNHRPTTLARLENTIRRATAGRKCEILDRPSLPVDFAGDPAFSKTVIARLA; this is encoded by the coding sequence ATGTCCAGCGCATTCGGCGAAGCGAGACTCGTGAAGAACACACTCGACGCGGAAATCGCCGCGGCCGTCGAGCGGCGGACCGCACTGCCGCAGAGCGCGAACGCCGCCCTGCGTCTTTTCCACGGCCAGGCCGACGGCGTCCCCGGACTCGTCATCGAAAAATTCGGCCCCGTCCTCATCGCCCAGCTTCACGACGGCCAGCTTCAGGCCGACGAAAGCGACGTGCGAAACGCGTGCGAGCGACTCTGCACCCAACTCGGCGCGCGGGCGGTCTATCAGAAGGTCTTTCCCACCGACCGAAACACCGCCCTCCGCCAACTCGAAAAGTTGCACAACGATCCGCAGCCCTGGATCGGCCAACCGGTCGAACCCGAGTTTTCGATCGTCGAGAACGGCGTCCGCTTTCTTATCCGCCCCTACGATGGCTACTCGGTCGGCCTGTTCCTCGAACATCGCGACAGCCGCCGCCGCGTGCGCGAGTCATCAGCCGGAAAGCGCGTCTTGAACTTGTTCGCGTACACGTGCGGCTTTTCGGTCGCGGCGGCGCTGGGCGGGGCGGCGGCGACGGACAACGTCGATGCCTCCAAAAAGTACCTGGAGTGGGGCAAACGCAACTTCGCGGCCAACAGGTTGGCACTCGATTCGCACCGCTTCTTCTGCGACGACGTTTTTTCGTTTCTCCGCCGGGCGAAGCGCCAGGAGCGCTTCTACGACCTCGCCGTCGTCGATCCTCCCACCTTCGGCCGGCAAAAGGACGCGCCGCGGCCGTTCGCGCTGACCGAAGACCTCGACCGGCTGGTCGCCGAAACGGTCGATCGGCTGTCGCCGGGCGGAGTCATGCTCATCGCGGTGAATCATCGGCCGACGACGCTCGCACGACTGGAGAACACGATTCGACGAGCCACCGCCGGGCGAAAGTGCGAAATACTGGATCGCCCGTCGCTGCCCGTTGATTTCGCCGGCGATCCGGCGTTTTCAAAGACCGTCATCGCCCGACTTGCGTAA
- the tyrS gene encoding Tyrosine--tRNA ligase, translating to MNDLGLHTLLHRCEHVYTDKELAHKLERAARDKRQLRVKLGMDPTAPDIHLGHCVVLRKMRQFQDLGHKAVLIIGDFTARIGDPTGRSKTRPVLSEEEIRRNADTYLQQAGRVLDMSPDRLEVRWNSEWLAPMKFDDVLRLAGRMTVGQMLKREDFRKRYENETPISIHELLYPLVQGWDSVNIKADVELGGTDQTYNNLVGRELQAGAGQEPQIVMVMPILRGADGVKKMSKSLGNYIGVSEPPGQIYGKTMSIPDDLMPEWFTLATTLPESRWKAAIADHPKKAKDLLARSIGEAFYSRDEMTAAAAWWESHFGKSRVSEAVVVMVPAEEMVEGAVAVWKLAWLAHDRELSRGEAKRMVEGGAFEFDGRKITDPNALVTPAAGVQFRAGRHRKGERVKQPLIAVISSEPQA from the coding sequence ATGAATGACCTCGGCCTCCATACCCTCCTCCACCGCTGCGAGCACGTCTACACCGACAAGGAGCTCGCCCATAAACTCGAGCGCGCCGCGCGTGACAAACGCCAGCTCCGCGTCAAGCTCGGCATGGACCCGACCGCGCCGGACATCCACCTGGGTCACTGCGTCGTCCTGCGGAAAATGCGGCAGTTCCAGGACCTGGGCCACAAGGCCGTGCTCATCATCGGCGATTTCACCGCCCGCATCGGCGACCCCACCGGGCGCAGCAAGACTCGGCCGGTTCTCAGCGAAGAAGAAATCCGCCGCAACGCCGACACGTACCTGCAGCAAGCCGGGCGTGTGCTCGACATGTCGCCGGACAGGCTCGAAGTGCGCTGGAACTCCGAGTGGCTGGCGCCGATGAAGTTCGACGACGTGCTGCGGCTCGCCGGCCGCATGACCGTCGGACAGATGCTGAAGCGAGAGGACTTTCGCAAGCGCTACGAGAACGAGACGCCCATCAGCATCCACGAGCTGCTCTATCCGCTGGTGCAGGGCTGGGACTCGGTCAACATCAAGGCCGACGTGGAGCTGGGCGGCACCGACCAGACCTACAACAACCTCGTCGGGCGCGAATTGCAGGCCGGCGCCGGCCAGGAGCCGCAGATCGTCATGGTCATGCCCATCCTGCGCGGCGCCGACGGCGTCAAGAAAATGTCCAAGTCGCTGGGCAACTACATTGGTGTCAGCGAGCCGCCGGGGCAGATTTACGGAAAAACGATGAGCATCCCGGACGACCTGATGCCGGAGTGGTTCACGCTGGCCACGACGCTGCCCGAAAGCCGCTGGAAGGCGGCGATCGCGGATCATCCGAAGAAAGCCAAGGACCTGCTGGCCCGCTCGATCGGCGAAGCGTTCTATTCGCGCGACGAGATGACCGCGGCGGCGGCTTGGTGGGAGAGTCACTTCGGAAAAAGCCGCGTGAGCGAGGCGGTCGTCGTGATGGTGCCGGCCGAGGAAATGGTGGAAGGCGCGGTGGCGGTCTGGAAGCTCGCCTGGCTGGCGCACGACCGCGAGCTGAGTCGAGGTGAAGCCAAGCGCATGGTCGAAGGGGGCGCGTTCGAATTCGACGGCAGGAAGATCACCGATCCCAATGCGCTTGTGACGCCGGCGGCTGGCGTCCAATTCCGCGCTGGCCGGCACCGCAAGGGCGAGCGTGTCAAACAGCCGCTGATCGCGGTGATCAGCTCCGAGCCGCAAGCGTGA
- the aprX_4 gene encoding Serine protease AprX: MTRSLFPCAPAFFLVSLAISGVAHAANPAVAWRNAGLSAPPPVSFDAAAELQALAGRPDARHVVIQFADTATTADRQALASGGVQLLSYLGHGAYFASLDAAALNAAALPATVRITGAQPIQRDWKLHPELAGGRYPAYTLVADGSQTRVAVYIKFHRDVPIVPDGVLQAAELGVLVRDEVYSVNTLVAEAPIDAIDALADLDGVQWIELALPQLSEMNNENRVITQTNIVQAAPYSLDGAGVQVLIYDAGDADDNHPDFAGRMISGFDTNIITHATHVAGTVGGSGANSGGNYRGMAPGCDLISYGFQYNGSGTFLYTNPGDIEGDYAAAIIGFGADISNNSIGTNTCANGFPCAITGDYGITDELIDEIVRGSLGGSPFRIVWANGNERGCSRCRNQGVHTPEGYHSTAPPACAKNHITVGAMNANNDSVTSFTSFGPTDDGRLKPDISAPGCQSSADFGVTSCVPGGGYGVLCGTSMASPTACGMSALLLQDFRAQFPGRPDPRNSTLKILLAQTAADIQQPGPDYRTGYGSIRIRDAVDFLRLDQFAEDDVSHGQAATRLIFVYPGSATLKLMIAWDDVPGTPNIVPSLVNDLDLIVTDPDGVRHYPWTLDPANPGGNAVRTAADHVNNIEQVFVQNPLSGLWTVQVFGYNVPEGPQVYSFCSSSAASRDCDGNGTPDEEQILANPELDCNHNVVLDLCEPDCDDDGLIDECEISQGLVTDCNANALPDDCETYRDCNSNGVYDACDISSGVSQDCNSNGIPDECLAGETDCNNNGQPDECDVAQGLETDCDGNLVIDYCEFRDCNGNGLHDGCDIVNGLEADCNGNLIPDGCEAGRTIYVDDDAPGDPAPGNPNIGDPLADGSPEHPYDALQTAFASSACLDTVIVADGVYTTPGPAGFNFDGRKLILRSASGPANCIIDAQLAGRCFSFENGETDQTVVDGFTIRNGNAGVGGAITCTYGASPTIRNCVFQSNSSAASSGVVNCFSSASPLFENCHFTGNSSPTCAGVFSNNSSPTLRSCTFESGAGRALYVLGGAPLIESCLVRGHGVSGANNPGGAAYISGGANATLRDCGFIGNSATSGGGALFAAGGNILLRHCTFTANAGGSRGGAVFLLGATISLDHSILWGNTATLGAQADLLAGATLNVRYCDVQGGQAAVSSDGSPVNWNAANIETDPAFAAAASHALAPDSPCINAGDPLFIAAPGETDLDGEARELGNRVDIGADEFGVFVFGDMNCDGVLNVMDINAFVLAIFDGAAYAAEFPECGAILADLDGDGSAGVLDINPFVEALLDAIR; the protein is encoded by the coding sequence ATGACACGCTCTCTCTTTCCATGCGCTCCGGCGTTTTTTCTGGTCTCATTGGCAATCAGCGGAGTCGCCCATGCGGCCAACCCCGCCGTTGCCTGGCGAAACGCGGGACTTTCGGCCCCACCGCCGGTCTCGTTCGATGCGGCGGCGGAGCTGCAGGCGCTCGCGGGCCGCCCCGACGCCCGTCACGTGGTGATTCAATTCGCGGACACCGCGACCACCGCGGACCGACAGGCCCTGGCGAGCGGCGGCGTGCAACTGCTGAGCTATCTGGGGCATGGCGCCTACTTCGCGTCGCTGGACGCCGCCGCGCTGAATGCCGCGGCGCTGCCGGCGACCGTTCGGATCACCGGTGCTCAGCCGATTCAGCGCGACTGGAAGCTGCACCCTGAACTCGCCGGCGGGCGCTATCCGGCGTACACGCTGGTGGCCGACGGCTCGCAAACGCGCGTCGCGGTCTACATCAAGTTTCATCGCGACGTGCCGATCGTCCCGGACGGCGTGTTGCAGGCGGCGGAACTGGGTGTGCTGGTGCGCGACGAGGTCTACTCGGTCAACACGCTGGTGGCCGAGGCGCCGATCGACGCGATCGACGCGCTGGCCGACCTCGACGGCGTGCAGTGGATCGAGCTGGCGCTGCCGCAGCTCAGCGAAATGAACAACGAGAATCGCGTCATCACGCAGACCAACATCGTGCAGGCGGCGCCCTACAGTCTCGACGGCGCCGGCGTTCAGGTGCTGATCTACGACGCCGGCGACGCCGACGACAACCACCCGGACTTCGCCGGCCGCATGATCAGCGGTTTCGACACGAACATCATCACGCACGCCACGCACGTCGCCGGCACCGTCGGCGGCAGCGGCGCCAACAGCGGCGGCAACTATCGCGGCATGGCGCCGGGATGCGACCTGATCTCGTACGGGTTCCAGTACAACGGCAGCGGCACGTTTCTCTACACCAATCCCGGCGATATCGAAGGCGACTATGCCGCCGCCATCATCGGTTTTGGCGCCGACATTTCAAACAACTCGATCGGCACGAACACCTGCGCGAACGGCTTTCCCTGCGCGATCACCGGCGACTACGGCATTACCGACGAACTGATCGACGAGATCGTCCGCGGCAGCCTGGGCGGGAGTCCGTTCCGGATCGTCTGGGCCAACGGCAACGAGCGCGGCTGCAGCCGCTGCCGCAACCAGGGCGTCCACACGCCGGAAGGCTATCATTCGACCGCTCCGCCGGCGTGCGCCAAGAACCACATCACGGTCGGCGCGATGAACGCCAACAACGACTCGGTCACGAGCTTTACGAGCTTCGGCCCGACGGACGACGGCCGGCTCAAGCCCGACATTTCCGCCCCCGGTTGCCAGTCCAGCGCTGATTTCGGCGTGACGTCGTGCGTTCCCGGCGGCGGCTACGGCGTGCTGTGCGGGACATCCATGGCGTCGCCGACGGCCTGCGGCATGTCGGCTTTGCTCCTGCAGGATTTCCGGGCGCAGTTCCCAGGACGGCCTGATCCGCGCAATTCGACGCTCAAGATTCTGCTCGCGCAGACGGCGGCCGACATTCAACAGCCCGGACCGGACTACAGGACCGGCTACGGCTCGATTCGCATTCGGGACGCCGTCGATTTTCTGCGGCTGGATCAGTTCGCTGAAGACGATGTGTCCCACGGCCAGGCGGCGACGCGGCTGATCTTCGTGTACCCCGGCTCGGCGACGCTCAAGCTGATGATCGCATGGGACGACGTTCCGGGTACGCCGAACATCGTGCCGAGCCTGGTCAACGATCTTGATCTGATCGTTACCGATCCCGACGGCGTGCGGCACTACCCGTGGACGCTTGATCCGGCCAATCCGGGCGGGAACGCGGTGCGGACGGCGGCCGATCACGTAAACAACATCGAGCAGGTCTTTGTTCAGAATCCGCTGTCGGGGCTCTGGACCGTGCAGGTGTTCGGATACAACGTGCCCGAAGGGCCGCAGGTCTATTCGTTCTGCTCGTCGTCGGCCGCGTCGCGCGACTGCGACGGAAACGGAACGCCCGACGAGGAGCAGATCCTCGCCAACCCGGAGCTTGACTGCAATCACAACGTGGTGCTCGACCTTTGCGAGCCGGACTGCGACGACGACGGCCTGATCGACGAGTGCGAGATCAGCCAGGGCCTGGTCACCGACTGCAACGCCAACGCCTTGCCCGACGACTGCGAGACGTACCGCGACTGCAACTCCAACGGCGTGTACGACGCGTGCGACATTTCCAGCGGCGTGAGCCAGGACTGCAACAGCAACGGAATCCCCGACGAGTGCCTCGCGGGTGAGACCGACTGCAACAATAACGGGCAGCCAGACGAGTGCGACGTGGCGCAGGGTCTCGAAACGGATTGCGACGGCAACCTGGTCATCGACTACTGCGAATTCCGCGACTGCAATGGAAATGGCCTGCACGACGGCTGCGACATCGTGAACGGCCTGGAGGCGGACTGCAACGGAAACCTCATCCCCGACGGCTGCGAGGCCGGGCGGACGATCTACGTGGATGACGACGCCCCCGGCGACCCGGCGCCCGGCAATCCGAACATCGGCGATCCGCTCGCCGACGGCTCGCCGGAGCATCCGTACGACGCGCTGCAGACGGCGTTCGCTTCGTCCGCCTGCCTCGACACGGTGATCGTGGCCGACGGCGTCTACACCACGCCTGGGCCGGCCGGCTTCAATTTCGACGGCCGCAAGCTGATCCTGCGCAGCGCGAGCGGCCCGGCGAACTGCATCATCGACGCCCAGTTGGCGGGGCGCTGCTTCTCGTTTGAGAACGGCGAGACCGACCAGACCGTGGTGGATGGCTTCACCATCCGCAACGGAAACGCGGGCGTGGGCGGTGCGATCACCTGCACCTACGGCGCCTCCCCGACCATTCGGAACTGCGTATTTCAGAGCAATTCGTCGGCCGCCAGCAGCGGCGTCGTCAACTGTTTCTCCAGCGCGTCGCCCCTATTTGAGAACTGCCATTTCACCGGCAATTCGTCGCCCACGTGTGCCGGCGTCTTCTCCAACAACAGCAGTCCGACGCTGCGAAGCTGCACGTTTGAGAGCGGCGCCGGGCGGGCGCTGTATGTGCTCGGCGGCGCGCCGCTGATCGAGAGCTGCCTGGTCCGCGGCCACGGCGTCAGCGGCGCCAACAACCCCGGCGGCGCGGCCTACATCAGCGGGGGCGCCAACGCCACCCTGCGAGACTGCGGCTTCATCGGCAATTCCGCCACCAGCGGCGGCGGGGCGCTCTTCGCCGCCGGCGGGAACATTCTCCTGCGGCATTGCACGTTTACCGCCAACGCCGGCGGCTCACGCGGCGGCGCGGTGTTCCTCCTGGGCGCGACGATCTCTCTTGACCACAGCATCCTGTGGGGCAATACGGCGACGCTCGGCGCCCAGGCCGACCTGCTGGCCGGCGCGACGCTGAACGTCCGCTACTGCGACGTGCAGGGCGGGCAGGCGGCGGTTTCCAGCGATGGCTCTCCGGTCAACTGGAACGCCGCAAACATCGAGACTGATCCAGCCTTCGCCGCCGCCGCTTCGCACGCGCTGGCGCCCGATTCGCCCTGCATCAACGCCGGCGACCCGCTCTTTATCGCCGCGCCGGGCGAGACCGACCTTGACGGCGAGGCGCGCGAGCTGGGCAACCGCGTGGACATCGGCGCCGACGAGTTCGGCGTCTTCGTCTTCGGCGACATGAACTGCGACGGCGTATTGAACGTGATGGATATCAACGCGTTTGTGCTGGCGATCTTCGACGGCGCGGCGTACGCGGCGGAGTTCCCCGAGTGCGGCGCGATCCTGGCCGACCTCGACGGCGACGGCTCAGCCGGCGTGCTGGATATCAACCCGTTCGTGGAAGCGCTGCTGGACGCGATTCGGTGA
- the fusA_2 gene encoding Elongation factor G, which yields MDDLSKIRNIGIAAHIDAGKTTTTERVLYYSGMIHKMGNVDDGTTTTDFDVEEQQRGITIYSAAVSLEWRDCRINLIDTPGHVDFTAEVERSMRVLDGAVVVFDAKEGVEAQSETVWRQAEKYRVPRVCFLNKMDKIGADYYGSLRSIVERLGANPVAIQIPMGQESEFRGVIDLVRMKALHYPTTGDGSKFETTEIPEAFLADAEKYRHILEEKAAELDDALMGKYIEGQPPGEAELRAALRKGVIGLHCQLVLCGSSLKFMAVQPVLDAVCDYLPSPLDIPPVAAHDPQKPDKLIHRKCSPEEPLAALVFKIVADAHSDLHFIRVYSGVLKAGARVLNVGRNKKENVPRLFRMFAKRREQIDHALCGDIVAAIGLKETLTGDTLTDTHGGVLLERIEFPETVISLSIEPKSSADRDKLLHALQMLSRSDPTFDYRADAETGQTLISGMGELHLEVMCHRLERDMGVPVKPGKPRVAYRETITRASEAEGKLVRQTTAGKGQFAVVKMRVEPFTPLPGHENFSFDSRLPDGKINPAYLPAIRQGARDAARSGALGGYPLINVRATLLDAEEHSSDSSEIAFESAAGMAVQKAVEAAGPVLLEPIMKVEVVTPDEYFGPINGDLMTRRATITNTGMRGKNHVIDAEAPLSTMFGYVTAVRSLSQGRASYSMEPLRYEPMPPNLAKQVLGVM from the coding sequence GTGGACGACTTATCCAAGATACGAAACATCGGCATCGCCGCGCACATCGACGCCGGCAAGACCACCACCACGGAACGCGTGCTGTATTACAGCGGCATGATCCACAAGATGGGGAACGTCGACGACGGCACGACCACGACCGACTTCGACGTTGAAGAGCAGCAGCGCGGCATCACGATCTACTCCGCCGCCGTCTCGCTCGAATGGCGCGACTGCCGCATCAACCTGATCGACACCCCCGGCCACGTCGATTTCACCGCCGAGGTGGAGCGCAGCATGCGCGTGCTGGACGGCGCGGTGGTCGTGTTCGACGCCAAGGAGGGCGTCGAGGCGCAGAGCGAAACCGTCTGGCGGCAGGCCGAGAAATATCGCGTCCCGCGCGTCTGCTTTCTGAACAAGATGGACAAGATCGGGGCTGATTATTACGGCTCGCTACGCTCGATCGTCGAGCGGCTCGGGGCCAACCCGGTCGCCATCCAAATCCCCATGGGCCAGGAGAGCGAATTCCGCGGCGTGATCGACCTCGTGCGGATGAAGGCCCTGCACTATCCGACCACCGGCGACGGCAGCAAGTTCGAGACCACCGAAATTCCCGAGGCGTTTCTCGCGGACGCTGAGAAGTACCGGCACATCCTGGAAGAAAAAGCCGCCGAGCTCGACGACGCCCTGATGGGCAAGTACATTGAAGGCCAGCCGCCGGGCGAAGCCGAGCTGCGCGCCGCCTTGCGAAAAGGCGTGATCGGCCTGCATTGCCAGCTCGTGCTGTGCGGCTCGTCGCTGAAATTCATGGCCGTGCAACCCGTGCTCGACGCGGTGTGCGACTACCTGCCGTCGCCGCTCGACATTCCGCCGGTGGCCGCGCACGACCCGCAGAAACCCGACAAGCTGATCCACCGCAAATGCTCGCCGGAGGAGCCGCTGGCGGCGCTGGTGTTCAAGATCGTCGCCGATGCGCACAGCGACCTGCACTTCATCCGCGTCTATTCGGGCGTGCTGAAAGCCGGCGCCCGCGTGCTGAACGTCGGCCGCAACAAGAAGGAAAACGTGCCGCGGCTCTTCCGCATGTTCGCCAAGCGCCGCGAACAGATCGACCACGCTCTCTGCGGCGACATCGTCGCCGCCATCGGCCTGAAAGAAACGCTCACCGGCGACACGCTCACCGACACGCACGGCGGCGTGTTGCTCGAACGCATCGAATTCCCCGAAACGGTCATCAGCCTGTCGATCGAACCGAAAAGCTCGGCCGATCGGGACAAGCTGTTGCACGCGCTTCAGATGCTCAGCCGCAGCGACCCGACGTTCGATTACCGCGCCGACGCCGAGACCGGCCAGACGCTGATTTCCGGCATGGGCGAGCTGCACCTGGAAGTGATGTGCCACCGGCTGGAGCGCGACATGGGCGTGCCGGTGAAGCCCGGCAAGCCGCGCGTCGCGTATCGCGAGACGATCACGCGCGCGTCGGAAGCGGAAGGGAAATTGGTGCGGCAGACCACCGCCGGCAAAGGGCAGTTCGCCGTGGTGAAAATGCGCGTCGAGCCGTTCACCCCCCTGCCGGGACACGAGAATTTCTCGTTCGACAGCCGTCTGCCCGACGGCAAGATCAACCCGGCGTACCTGCCGGCGATTCGCCAAGGCGCCCGCGACGCGGCCCGCAGCGGGGCGCTGGGCGGTTATCCGCTGATCAACGTGCGGGCGACTCTGCTGGACGCCGAGGAGCACTCGAGCGATTCCTCCGAAATCGCGTTTGAGTCCGCGGCGGGCATGGCGGTGCAAAAAGCCGTCGAGGCGGCCGGACCGGTGCTGCTTGAACCGATCATGAAGGTCGAGGTCGTGACGCCCGACGAATATTTCGGCCCGATCAACGGCGACCTGATGACGCGGCGGGCGACGATCACCAACACCGGCATGCGCGGCAAGAACCACGTCATCGACGCCGAAGCCCCGCTTTCAACCATGTTCGGCTATGTGACGGCGGTCCGCTCGCTTTCGCAGGGCCGCGCGTCCTACTCGATGGAGCCGCTGCGCTACGAGCCGATGCCGCCGAACCTGGCGAAACAGGTGCTCGGCGTGATGTGA
- a CDS encoding aminoimidazole riboside kinase has product MPLLVTGSIGIDTVETPHGRAESVLGGSAIYFSLAASLFGPVRMVGVVGEDFDAHLLDPLRKRGVDTAGVEFRKGSRTFRWHGKYVGAMNDAETVDVKLNVLTEKAAEVPAAFSGSDFVFLANTHPAIQLQFARRLADAKLIVCDTMNWWITHEKAALLETLKAVHGVVLNEGEARLLTGESHLVKAGRAILKLGPQFVMVKKGEHGSLLVARDDLFVMPAFPTETVLDPTGCGDSFAGAMMGCLAAQQRTDAAALRSAMARGSVVASFVIESFSVEASVAATPAAVADRLAQLRRMTQFE; this is encoded by the coding sequence ATGCCCCTGCTCGTGACCGGCTCGATCGGCATTGACACCGTCGAAACGCCGCACGGTCGCGCCGAAAGCGTCCTGGGCGGCTCGGCGATCTACTTCTCGCTCGCCGCCTCGCTTTTCGGCCCGGTTCGCATGGTCGGCGTGGTCGGCGAGGATTTCGACGCCCATCTGCTCGATCCGCTGCGGAAGCGCGGCGTGGACACGGCCGGCGTCGAGTTCCGCAAGGGCAGCCGCACGTTCCGCTGGCACGGCAAATACGTCGGCGCCATGAACGATGCGGAGACGGTCGACGTGAAACTGAACGTCCTGACCGAGAAGGCGGCCGAAGTGCCAGCCGCCTTCAGCGGCAGCGATTTCGTATTCCTCGCCAACACGCACCCCGCCATACAGCTCCAATTCGCCCGGCGCCTGGCGGACGCGAAGCTGATCGTCTGCGACACGATGAACTGGTGGATCACCCATGAAAAGGCGGCCCTGCTCGAGACGCTGAAGGCGGTTCACGGTGTCGTGTTGAACGAGGGCGAGGCGCGGCTGCTGACCGGTGAATCTCATCTGGTGAAAGCCGGCCGCGCCATCCTGAAGCTCGGGCCGCAGTTCGTGATGGTCAAGAAAGGCGAGCACGGCAGCTTGCTGGTCGCGCGCGATGACCTGTTCGTCATGCCCGCGTTTCCGACCGAAACGGTGCTGGACCCGACCGGCTGCGGCGACAGCTTCGCCGGGGCGATGATGGGCTGCCTCGCGGCGCAGCAGCGGACGGACGCGGCGGCTCTCCGCTCGGCGATGGCCCGCGGCTCGGTAGTGGCGTCGTTCGTCATCGAGTCGTTCTCGGTCGAAGCCAGCGTCGCGGCGACGCCGGCAGCGGTCGCCGATCGGCTGGCACAGTTGCGTCGAATGACGCAGTTTGAATGA